AAGCTTGGGCAGGGGGCGGACTGGCAGAAACAGCAGTTTAGCTgaaggcttttttcccccccgcTAGAAGAGCGGCTGCAGGGGGATGACAGCCGGGTGCGGGGCCAGCAGGGCCGGGAAGACGGAGTGCGGCAGCGGGGGCAAGGCCAGCGGCGCGGGCGGCAGCACCgagggcggcagcagcggcagcggcggcggcgccacCAGGGCGTGTGCCGCCGGGCAGAGCCGCGGCGCCACGGCCAGCTGAGGTAAAGGCGCCCGGGACAGAGCCGGCACCTGCGAGAGGAACTGCGTGTGCGGCTGCAGGAGCTTGAGCGCGCCGGCGTGCTGCTGCAGCACGGTGTGGTGGATGGTGGTCACCGAGGCGGagcgcagcggcggcggcggcggcggcagcgccgagcccgggggcggcggggccagCGCGAACTTCACTTTGCCGGACAGCACGTTCTGCGGCACCACCTGCTGATAGGCCTCCGACGGGAGCTCCTTGAACTTCTCGGGGCTGTCAGGAGGGAACAGCAGTGTCTGATCGGGCAGGGGGAAAGGGGCTATTAACTGCTCGGTGGTCAGGAAGGTGTGGGTGTTTACATGTGCTTCTTTGAACGGCAAGGGCGGGGGGCTGCTGAATATGCCGGGGTTACACTGCACCCATTCACCGGCCACCTCGCCCATCTTCTCGTGCGGTAGAGACTCGGCCAACTCATAATGGCACAGATAGGATTTAGGAGGAGTTTGTTCCAAGTGTCTCTTGGGGACGGGAACTTTGTAACGAGCTTGATTTTCACGACtgttcacattttcctttttctttccctcttggGGAACACCCTGtttgacagcagctgctggagcactgtgctggggggcaggagaagcagcagaagttgTGATGGTGCCATCAGGAAGCGTGGCCGGTGCGCTCTCCATCTCTGCGCACGCCGTCGCTTTATCATCTTCCACCACCTGTGGGCCAGCACTTTCTGGAGGTGACTTGCTTTCCTCCAGCTCCATTGTTTCATCCCCGTCTTTTGCATCGTCATCTCTGGGAGCTGCATTACTTTCCTCTAGATTGTCTTGAGTCTGTAAGTCCCCCAAAATATTTAACGTAGAATTGGCAGAATTTTCTTTGGAAGATTCAGGGGTCTCACTTTTTGCATTCCTGTCAAGGAAAACATGATGGATCCTAGTCTTCCTTTTCCTGCGTTTCCCTTTTGCCTTGTGACAGGCACCTAAACCATGTCCTTGCCTTAGGTATTCCTCTGCTGATAGTGCCTGTCCACATGAGCTTTCATCCGAGGAAGAGGAATAGGTGTGCTGCCTCCGCTTGCGGTGGGGTTTCTCGGGTTCTTCTGTCAGAACACTGTATCCTCTCTTTGTGGGCTGGTTTTGGCTCGGCCCCTTCTCCTCACTGCATTGTCCTGAACATTTATGCTCTGGGCTACAGCTTGGCCTCCTGACTTTCCAGCTACAGCACGTTTTAGAGTGCCTTAGGCTGTGCCTCCTGGAACTCAGCTGCTTCCCCTGCCTCCGGGAGCTCGCTTTGCTCTTTCTGTGCGCTCCCTTACAGCCATGGTGATGGCCACTGCTTTTTGCACTCCAAAAGTCACACCAGCCTCTGTCCCAGTGTATGTGATCTGATGCAGACACGACTCTCTTAGGACCATTTTCAATGCCGAATTTTGGCTGTGACTGCTGCACCTCACCTGCCGTTAACCAGATATTTCCTGCATCATGCCTGCACCTCTCTGCATTATTTTGGAGGTgctgatatttattttcatctctgtaAGTAACTTCTTTTTCAGTTACCGGAGACATCTCCATTTCTGCTACTGTTGTGTCTCCACAGTGATGATAATGACAATGacataattttcttctccttttccgttttctgcttttgtgaaGCCATTTTTCATGGCCTTCTTTGATCCAGACTTTGTTGTATTTCTCATCTATCACAGTGTTTTGTCGTAAGGGGTTATGAGATATGTGATACTTCTCTATTTTTCTAATCCTGAATGACTCATCCAAGGacactttgttttgattttttgcaAGGTCACAATTTCTGAAGAGGGAAACATCACTTAACAGGGGTATTGTATAGTTGCACACATTTTTATTCACTTCTACTTCATAATCGCCACACTCTGAAGTAGGTCTTTTTGTAAAATCTGAGACTAAGATATGATCAGATTCAGTTTTATGGTGCAAATGAGGTATGTTTGGTTGATGCTTGGGCTTTTCTTGGCTTTCACTTGCTTTTGACGacttaaaatcaaaatataaagGATTACAACTATAAGAAATTGATGGGTCTGTACTTGTGTAAATTAACATTTCTGATGGCCACTGAAGAACATTTGATCCATATTTGCTAAGAACAGGAACAAAGGGCTGACAGGGTCTCTTGTATACGTCTGGTTTGCTCTTTGGGCCTCCGCTACCTTCTTCAGACGGTGCTGGAACTGCTGCATCAGCCCCcagatttatttcagtttcagttGCAGGTGGATCCCTGTTCCCATCATtacagttttcctctgcagcatcctgcagagaggaacaatcctccaccagctcctgcacaggagcTCTGTTTGCCCGCAGCTCGTGCCCGCTGCCATCCAGGGGCAGGACCTGGGCACTGtctgcagccagggccagccTTTGGTCCCCGAATTCGGCCACACTCACATCCACACCGTGGCCATCCGTGTCCGAGGACACCGGCTGCTTCGAGTGGGACATGGCAGGAGGCAAAGCTGGGCTCTCCAGCGCCCTGCTCCCTTCACTGGACAGCTCCTTTGACTCCTGAGCTTCGGGAGCTTCTGCCGTGTCTATGCATTTTTCCACCAGTGGCTGAAAACAGTTGTGTTTCTCCTCAGGGCACACAactatttctgctgctgaaggagaCTGAAGGTTACACGTTCCCGGAACAAACCTGCTCCTTCTGCTAAATCCATGCTCCATGGAGGTCTCCTCATTAAACTCAtagaaaacagcagctgaagacTCCAGTTTGACTGCTGCTTTCttaggaaaagcaaaggagaacCCAACTCTGTGTCCTTGAGTTCCTTGAAGCTGATCTCCGCATTTGTTAGGGTCGGATTGATGGCTACCTGCATCTCCAGGAGCTGAAGAAATGACAGAAGCAATGtctttgcagctctgtgcaTCGTGCATTAGTGTGCAGCTGAAATCCTGGCTCTGGGCAGAATCTATGGCAGCACTTTTGGGGATGTCACTGCAATCATCTCGCACAGTCACCGTAGTGGATTTGAACATAGGGCCGCTTCCAGGAGCActaggaaggaaaataaaacttcgAGTCAGTACCATTCAGAGAACCGCTGACAGAAACACGGTGTTACATTGGTATTTAGGGGGGCTTTTTAAGGAAAGAGGAAGACTCTGTGGATATGTACCTTTAGACTACAAAAAAATGCCATCTTTTATAATAAAGATCAGTTTACTATTACTGAAAAATAGGATGAGTAAATATTATGCTCCTTTATGTGAGGTTATCAGCCGAAGGACTAACATTCCTACAAAGCAGTTAACTTTTCCTAGACACACTGGCTGGCCAAAGCTGCCTGTCTCCACAAAAATCTTgcttctcctcccagcagaCCACCATGGTTACAACACTATTACTACAGATTGCAGTTTTACATTCCTTCATGCTACAAAATACATTAAATCATAGAGTGCTTCATAGAGCACTTCCCACGTAGTCATCATTCCAGtgactgctgctctgcccacaggcgatcccccagcagctcccatcctATTTGTGTGCACAGACCAAACCAGTGCCATCTCAGCAATTTCTTTcatggagaaataaaactggGGAGAGAATTTCGGCTGGCAGAAGTAAAGCAAGTGATTCATCCCTCTTGAGAAAAAATTTATCACTGTCTACTTCTGTTCTTCATTTCATGTCCTCTTCCCATCTGTTCTATTTGACTTAATAGGAagcaaagagaagaggaaaaagtgtTTAAGCTGACAATTTTCCAGGATCCACAAAAACCGCTCAGCACTAGGAGTAATGGACCTACGTTAAAaccatttgtttgttttagccAAATTATTCTGTGTTACAGCGCAGAGCAATACTCACTGATGAGTCACTGGTAAAACTTTCAAGAGTCATTTAGGACCCCAAGAAGTGCTGAGATGAAGAATAATGTCTTTACCCTATCAGGTCTAGAAACTAGGGTAGAGGTTTTATGAGAAAGGAATTCCTCATGAGAATTCCTGCCTTGCCCAGTTCTTTATAAATTCGAAATATATATCAAACCCACACACAAATCCTTTCTTTCACAGAATAAAATGGTGACTTCTACAAAACCAGCCTAGAAAAtgccagtttaaaaaaatcctatgtGTCTGTCTATGTCACACCTCTAAGGATGCAAATTGGTAGTAAATAGCAATTATGAAATAGATAAATTAGGCTCAGGTAGAAATTCTCCTTCAGGAACTAGCaaaatgatatttaaaaaaaaactccaaataaTCAGAAACAACAAAGGCTTGCAAAATCAGTGCTTCACTAgcatggaaaaaggaaaacagtaagTTCCTCTTTTTCTCATGCAATATGCAAAACTCAGGTTTTGGAGCCTGTTTAGGGGGAATGATATCTAATATGCTCAATTATAAAACATGAACAGTTAAACACTCATGGAGGAGAAAGACTCTCTGCATGAGTTATCATAAGAAGATTAAAAAGTTAGGTGTTGTGTTTCTCCTGTCAAACAGACCCTACAACACTCATGTCCCATCCACCTGCTCATTCAGACTTTGTTTCAGGAACACTGCCCACCATCCAAACTAGGGACAAAGAGACTATTTCTgaacaggagctgcagcttggTTGGACTTCTCTGTTAGATCATCTTGGAGAGGTGAAGGCtgaataaagagaaaacatttgcatGTGAGCAtctacattttttctttctttttttctccagagattACACTGTGACAAGTACATACATTTCCAGTGGCTTATCGGTGTCAGAACTGtgtcatattttgaaaattcagtcaCAACAACCAAGCTCAACTCTAATTTCAACAGCTTGCCTAGACACAATACTAAAAATGTACGAGTAGCAAGGAATCATTTTTGCAGAGGGAGGTAAACACTCTGCTGAGCAGGGGAAAAGAAGCATTtaccttttaatttaaaaaaatctggctATTGAGATCTAAAGCTAGGTTTCTGGATGCTTTCCCAGGCGAGCATTTTGAAAACTAAATCGCAGAGATCTGTTACATCCTAGAGAGACAGACTGTGTTCCTCACCTCATCAATGAAGTAGTGTCAGCCTGCAAATGCATGACCTAGTTCACTCAGCTTTCAACCAAAGTGCCTGGttttatgaaatatatatgaaacacatctttttttaaactaaaaatatgTGTCATTTTAGCTCAGCTGAAAAAGCAGTGTTAAACATTCATTCCTGCACACAGTGTGAATCAAATACTGAGCACAGAATGCTTCCAAAACGCCCTAAAAACTCATGTGTGTGGCTACACCGCCGAGGGtctcctgcatcccacagcatcaGCAAACAGTGGAGggcttatttaaaatatttttctgtttgagcAGCTATGGACTTACCAGGTTCTCTCTTTCCTTAGCTCAGCTAGCTTGTGCAAACGTTGAAGGgctttctcctgttttctttcatcttttcgTGACTTGGATGCTACATTTCGAGCAAACTCCCTCTGtttcagctccttcagcctctGCAAGAAACAGCCACAAAATGCACATAAAACCCCTGGGATGAGAAACATTGTAATGACTCTTACTTGCTGGTAAGTGCCCACAGCATGAATTATTCCAAACCTAACCATTCAACAAATTTCAGGATTTCAAGGGAATAACCAAAATACCTAGAGATAGGTTAGCCAGGCTCGAGACAACCTAGCAAATTTTACTGTAGCTTTTGTGATGGTGTAGATCAGCCTCAGTAGGATGAGGCAAAGTTCACCCAGAATTTTGTTCATGATTCCTCCCCAAAACATTCCCCACGGCATAACTGCTTTTTTTGAGATATCAATAAAAAATGAGACCAGCCCAGGTATTTTTCTGCAAAGCCTCTCAAAAGCCTATTGACCCCAAAGATGACAttaaatctggatttttttctgcccaaGATGCTGGGCATGGCACTTGTCATCGATGCTCTGTGGAAGGTCCCTCTCTTCAGGGGCCTTCAAGCTCTTCCCTTCTTCAGGGGCCTTCAAGCTCTTCCCTTCAGCTCACCACAGTccctctggctctgccctgccatgTTATCAGTATGCCAACACCTGCAAAGCTCCCGAGAGCTCCTGTCCTGCCATGCCAGGCATTATTAGAACTGTTAAAGGGTCCTGACCCAGCAGGGATCTCCAAGGGATGTAATGGACAGAGAAGTGTTGTGTTCTGAAATGGGGAGATTGTCCCTTTGAAGGAGCCTGTGTTTCCTGCTCTCGCTGGGGTCTGACACAGCAGTTGTGCAGACACCAAGGTGCAACCCAGGATCTCAAGGGGATTTTATCTCCAGCCTGCTTCTTTGGAGGGAAATGGAAGTGCTCAGCTCTGATTCTCCACACAAAAAGGgaatcttgttttctttacGTCACAGAAGAACAATATGCAGGGGCCTCCCTGTTCTTCATGTCAGCAAAATGTACTCCAGCAGATCCCAAACCCCACTGGTCCTCAGTGTGCCCTGACTGTGGCTCACAGTCTGCTGACATCATCTTACAAAACCATCATGTGGAAGAACCCAGAAACTTGCTGCCCCCTTTTAGTGTCCAGGGCTAATGACTGGCCATGAACAGTGGCCACAGTGATTTGTAGAAGCAAAAACTCCAAATTGTTTGAGGAGTATTAAGTGCTTTTGTTACTACTGCTGGCACACATAATAGATACACAGAATAGAGTTTGCGAAACACTGTCAGCAgtgtcctcctgctccttctcaaCTCTTTTCATTTCACCCCTTTtgtgattttttctttccccttatTGCCgcgtctggggtcaccatttattaccgtgggtcttctgggcagtcaggacttggtgaagcgaaggagagatcttgactccatttcagaaggctggtttattatattatgatatatattacattaaaaaagaccacactataactatactacaaagaacaaagagaaagattcatcagaaggcgagacaggaatagaaaggaatgaataacaaagttctgtgactcccagagagtccgagagctgctgcctcctggattggccaccaagtagaaacatcccacactgaccatcgaggaagcacctgctgcattccacagcagcagataacaaattgtttacacttgaagctgaggcccttcagcttctcaggagaagaaaatcctagcaaagggattttcacaaaatatcacaaccacacccCTTTCACAGGTAAACACCTCACACATACCAGCTGGCTCTTGGTGACACATGGCTTAGTTTTAGGTGGTTCTGTTTAGGACTCTGCAAGGGGCAGGCAGTTGGACTCCAGGATCCTTATGGGTACAACCCATCTTGAGATATTCAAAGAGTCAGTCAAGCACTGAATTAGTCTTTGCCATTTTGGGTGATGGTAACACTACTTGGGCAGTCCATTCAATGCCAAGAAATAAATATGGAGAaacatgcagagaaaacaaGCTTGCAGAAAAATAAGTGCCATTGTCTATTTCcaagttttgctttctttttcaaatgccTGGATATCCTTGatagacagagaaaaataatctgaaacaGAATCACATCTTCCACCctttatattttctaaatataaaaattttctactgataaaaatttgtttttattgtgcTAATACAGTGTAAGGTTATAAGTACACTCAAAACTAATTGCatgatatcttttttttttccagaaaaagaatCCTTGAAGTGTGGAGCATCTTTGTTGAACATACCTTACCCTTGTGCACccctgttttcccagacagCATGATACTGACCCTGCGTCCCACCAGCCACTCATGAGACCTGAAGTACTTCATTTCATAGGCAACTTCTGAGTATTCAAAACACAAGAGAAGAGATGAAATatgctccttcccctcctcacctCCAGCCCTTGGCACTTAAAGAGAGgatttaattgcattttgtggagctcaatattttttcagggtttttttcccctccagtgCTAAAGAAAGAAGTAAGTGAGAAgtaagggaataaaaagaagataataGGGTGCTGTCTCACACGGTTAAAAAGGAGAAGTTGAGGGTATACAAACCCATAATCACCTCCCAGATGCAGTATTTTTCTGCAATTACTGGGATAATTATAATTACTGATTTGAGTCTGACCAGATTCTGAACTCTTCTCATTCTTCCTGCTAAGTTAACAGCACTCCATGACTGTTCTCAATTTTTAAGTAATTAAATTGTTCTCCTTGGATGGCTACAAGTAGGTGTGGCACAAGTTTTGTGTGCTCAGCCTTTGCCTGCTCTTCTCTTCTGGAGAACCCAGACCTCCTGGTAGGTACAGCCTCCCTTTCCTGGACAGAAAACTGGTCTTTgggctttgtttcttttcttctctcaacTGGTATTTCAGTCTTTCATGGAGTGCTTTAACAACATGCAAAGATTATACCTTGGCAATTCCTGAGCTCTTTATTCTGCAAATTCATGTCTAAGTGGAATTCCTCCAAGTTCTAAAGCACAAGACATGCACCTggtgtttcaaaaaaaaaaaagctatttcctttaaataaaagatCACCTAAATGAGTAACTGCATCCcctccattttttcttttttttttttttttgacactgTAGCTATTTtctacttttgtttttttagccATGTGATAAACTGTCATCACCTGCATTCCCTTACTGCACTCAGTCATGCTCGGGATTGCTGGCACTGCATTTATGCTGCCCTTAGTTGGGCAAAATCGTTCGTTTCACTTGaattatgcaaatgaaaatgagaTATTACCCAATCATACCATTAGTCCATGGATTCTTAGCATCAGAAGGATCCCCCCTTAAAAATGTTCAAAGTAAATAGCAGCAATAGAAAAACAAGTGTGACTTCCTATAAACCATCTTTTCCTTATCATTCTTCTGCCTTTGCATGTGGCAGAGCTGTTCACTAATGCTAACTTCAACAGCTACTTTAATGCCtgttatgtttggttttttccatgGATCAGTAGGCCAATAATTAACAGGCAGGGATACTGTATTGAATTCCCTCCTGCATTTTCCTCTGCGTACAAAGCAGCTCAAAAACGTGTGTGACCCAGCCAGCAGAGTTCAACCAGCAGTTCACAATGAATaattaaatgacatttttccaaGAGACCTAAATGCCTTCATCATTATCCTGATACTCTGTATTGCCACGTTGGAGGTGCAGAGCACGGAGCCCTCGTTTTGCAAATGACTTTGCCCAGCCTGAAGGGATGGGAAGCCTGACCCTGATTCTCCAGCCTTGTAATGTGATCCTGCAACTGGGCTGCtttccctggggcagcagctggattATTTTAACAAATCTAACTGCAACACAGGGCCTGAAGCAGAAATATTCCAGCTATTTCTGAAAGACTCAGTCAGGTATCTTAGTGCACACACGGTACATCGCGCTGAGCTGAGGCTCGCCAGCCCAGATGAAAGGCAAGATTTTTACAGAATCCTGTGCACCTATGCATGGATGAAACTCTCCATGAGATGGCCACAGGAGCTCCAAACTCAGGTGTGGCTGCACTTCACTCGCAGACACAGAGCTCTGGTGCTCCCAGACTTGCTGTGGAAGACAAGTGTAAGAAAAATCAAGGGAATCCGAAGAGGATTTCCAACAGGACCCCATTCCTGGTCTCTTCACTTCACCCTTGTCTTCCCAATTAACCACATTAGACAGTTCATTTCAGCACGCTGCTATTCAAAAAGGTTCCTAATTCTGGATTTCCTAATTTTGGGATTCCTAATTACGGTTTTCCTAATTCTCCCCTGCATTTTACAATAGAGAAGCCACAAGCCCAGATTCCGCTGCCAAAGCCAGGTGCCTGAAATCTTCCCCTAGATCAAATCCTTTCAAAACCAAAGACACATTATGGCATTAAATGCACTTCTTACATTGTTATTACAAGTCTTTTGCCACCCTGAAAAGtggctttttggctttttttttttttaactcaagaTTTAAGCACTTGTAGCAACAGCCCTTTAAACTAATGGACatccaaaacacagagaaaggcattaattaataaatagaCCCAGGACAACAAAAACACATAAAGGCTGAATAGTGAAACCCAATATACATGAATACTAGAGCATTAAGGTGATAAAATAAAGGGGGGAGGAAAACCCCAGACTTAAATAAGTTTGAATATATAACAATATTGTCAGAACTGACtgtgaagaaaagcagtgagaTTTTTAACAAAGTTTATGAGACTGACGGGGAAGTCATAACAAGCATCAGGATTGATACAGGCTCTCTCTGTGGTGCTAATATCTCACAGAAAAAGCAGCCATCCCACCAGCACAAAGGCATCATCTAAGGACTGCTTATTCAAACAGGCTCTCATAAACTACCCTTGCAAAGCTTATCTAGGAACAACTTTAACAGGGTTAAGAACCAATGGGAACAGTTTTTATAATAGCAGGAGTCAGAAAGATGTCTGTCAGGGGATTTTAGGGCAGTGCAGTTCAGATATTATTATGCTAATTTACTTTTGACCTTAGATTAACAATTAAATAATGTGGACTTTTACAATGCTGAAAATACGTAgccataaatttattttctgatcaATGGAAGtataaaattacagaatttaaCAGCCATGACATCAAATTTTGATGCTTTACTGCCTTCTCATTTTATCAGGAAAAATGACTGTATTCCCAGTAGTCACTAAATCATTCATTTATGtggttttagcttttaaaaataactcatCAAAATAAAAGGCCAAGCGCACTCCTTCTCCACCTGCCCAGCCAGCGACAGGCTGGGATCATGAAGACATGGGATGTTCCGTGCTGCATGTGCATCCCAAGTCCAGCAGGAGCTCCCCCAGGTCCTGCCCTTTCTATAACTCCATTTGCACCCTGACAGGAGCTGGAACTccactgcagctccttcctgcccttcaAAACTTTCCCAATTACCTAAACATGGGCAACACGGGTTGGTAGTTCAGCAGTGTGGTGCAAGTGGGACAAAATTGTCatttggatttatttaaaaaaagaaaaaaatctcttccctcTAAATCTGTACATGacacaaaatatatattttaataaagccATTTTTTTGCTTGCGttcaatttggtttttttaaaaaaaacctctttgatATGTAATGAGTATTAACATGAGTGTTGCTTAGATTGCAATGATGATTCTAGAAGCTGTGCACAGAAACTCCCTGTTAGCTGAGATGGGATACTGCTGCTTTATGTGACTTATGGTGTGGCAAACAGAGTGACAAAAACTCATCAGATAAACACGTGTCACACCAAACCAGATTAGTGTCTTTCACAAAGAGGATTGAGCTTAATCAATTATAAATAATAACTGACTAGAACACAGCTCATGTAACACCTGTAAATGCTCAAGTGGGGAATGAAATATGCcatttaaagcagaaaacattgCTTACTAAGATGCACAATGcacatattttccttctgtcttcagTGGTTTGTGagagcatatatatatatatatatatatatatatatatatatatatatatatacacacacacacatatatataacacacacatatatatattttactgttctgcagctgcagacccCCCTCACACAGCACAACAGGGCAGCATCTCCTCCCTTGTGCTCTGGTCTTCAATTTTACATACTTTTCATGACAATATCTttcatattattattactactattaaaaaataaactctccTGTTGTAATGATTAGAGGAAAATATTGAAGCTCCAAGAAAACAATATTATAATACCCAAAGAATTTACCCTATTAGTGCTGCAGGCCTTCCCTACACCAGGCACATTATTTCCactgaaaggagaaatgaaaaagaagaagtaagctaagaaaaaattaatagactttttttccttctttttcatgCTGCCACCATGGAATTAATTGCCATGATGGGTTCCTGAAAGAGACAAGGAACAAGGGGGTATTTTCAAACACTCCATGGGGAGTTGCTGACAAGAGTAAGGGAAAGCTTCCTTCCAGGGGGTGGCACCAGGAGATGTCACCACGAGGGGGTGGGAcatctccagccctgcagaaattCCTGAATTGAACATGAAAAACCCCATTTACCTGATCTTGTCTCAACTCCTCCCCAAACACCATTTTTGGGATTTGTAGGAGTCACCTTGTCACCTTATCAGCTTATGGACCACACTGGCCACTCACTTTGCTTCTAAGaggtctttaaaaaataacatgaatCTATTGCTGGCTTAGCAATAACTTTCAGTTTGTTCCAAGTTAGGAGCTGcttctgcctgccctgcctaTGGCTGTTTGCATCTCAGGTTGAGCTGCAGAATTTAAACCTTTTCTTAAATGCCAAGAACTCCACAACTTTGCAACAGAGCCACATTGTAAATGATGAGATGATAAGCCCTCCAGATGACAACAAAAAGCATACAAGCTGTGAATAATCTCTTTCCCCTCGTATTCCTGCCACAGATTGCAGCCATTCCCTCCTGATGGTCCTTTAATATCAGAAGAAATCTAACACACACATGGTTATATGCAGGATCTAAAAATAGCAAGTCCTTGGAGCCCATAATATTCCCGAAAAGGTTGATTCAGTATATGTGAAACTGCTCTTTTTCTAGCACTGTCATGAGCATCATCCCAGACTGGGAAGGAAGTGGAGATGAattcagaggaaaggaaagttgGTATTGCTTTACCCATCCATCATGGGCCTGATGAGAAGACGAGATTCTTTATGACTCAGAAGATTTTTCACTAACTTTAAATGAATTGATGTGATGCAAATCTTCTCAGACTACTCCAAGCTGCTCATGAGCACACTTGTACAATACACAGTAGTACACTTTGTTGTGCAGTCTGCAAAAGAGAACTGTTGAGACAGCTCTTACATTTAGAGCCTaccaatatatatatataaaatacatgtattATGTTATACAACTGAAATTACATATTGgtcctttcttattttctaaCATAAcgactgaaattaatttttcatgaaaCATAATTAGTTTTTGAGACTACATACTCGTGTTGAAGCATCCTGTAGAGTGTTTCAAGTTAGATTTTCCTACCTAActttatgggggaaaaaaaaattaatcctgaGCTTAAAACGAAAAGCAAAACCTAATGAAAACATTACTGCTTCAGAATCATGAGGAAAATcagaacattaaatatttttcacgCTTGCACCTGTAAGATACATGAAAGCTAGTTATCCTTGATGAATATCTCACTAATTACTCTTGATTATGTAACTGCAAAAGATGTACAAGGGAGCaatagaagggaaaagaaatttc
This genomic interval from Motacilla alba alba isolate MOTALB_02 chromosome 7, Motacilla_alba_V1.0_pri, whole genome shotgun sequence contains the following:
- the ZNF804A gene encoding zinc finger protein 804A isoform X3, producing the protein MFLRRPSPARPGGQSRLRRRPRAGRTDYAEKKNTIAKALEDLKANFYCELCDKQYYKHQEFDNHINSYDHAHKQRLKELKQREFARNVASKSRKDERKQEKALQRLHKLAELRKERTCAPGSGPMFKSTTVTVRDDCSDIPKSAAIDSAQSQDFSCTLMHDAQSCKDIASVISSAPGDAGSHQSDPNKCGDQLQGTQGHRVGFSFAFPKKAAVKLESSAAVFYEFNEETSMEHGFSRRSRFVPGTCNLQSPSAAEIVVCPEEKHNCFQPLVEKCIDTAEAPEAQESKELSSEGSRALESPALPPAMSHSKQPVSSDTDGHGVDVSVAEFGDQRLALAADSAQVLPLDGSGHELRANRAPVQELVEDCSSLQDAAEENCNDGNRDPPATETEINLGADAAVPAPSEEGSGGPKSKPDVYKRPCQPFVPVLSKYGSNVLQWPSEMLIYTSTDPSISYSCNPLYFDFKSSKASESQEKPKHQPNIPHLHHKTESDHILVSDFTKRPTSECGDYEVEVNKNVCNYTIPLLSDVSLFRNCDLAKNQNKVSLDESFRIRKIEKYHISHNPLRQNTVIDEKYNKVWIKEGHEKWLHKSRKRKRRRKLCHCHYHHCGDTTVAEMEMSPVTEKEVTYRDENKYQHLQNNAERCRHDAGNIWLTAGEVQQSQPKFGIENGPKRVVSASDHIHWDRGWCDFWSAKSSGHHHGCKGAHRKSKASSRRQGKQLSSRRHSLRHSKTCCSWKVRRPSCSPEHKCSGQCSEEKGPSQNQPTKRGYSVLTEEPEKPHRKRRQHTYSSSSDESSCGQALSAEEYLRQGHGLGACHKAKGKRRKRKTRIHHVFLDRNAKSETPESSKENSANSTLNILGDLQTQDNLEESNAAPRDDDAKDGDETMELEESKSPPESAGPQVVEDDKATACAEMESAPATLPDGTITTSAASPAPQHSAPAAAVKQGVPQEGKKKENVNSRENQARYKVPVPKRHLEQTPPKSYLCHYELAESLPHEKMGEVAGEWVQCNPGIFSSPPPLPFKEAHVNTHTFLTTEQLIAPFPLPDQTLLFPPDSPEKFKELPSEAYQQVVPQNVLSGKVKFALAPPPPGSALPPPPPPLRSASVTTIHHTVLQQHAGALKLLQPHTQFLSQVPALSRAPLPQLAVAPRLCPAAHALVAPPPLPLLPPSVLPPAPLALPPLPHSVFPALLAPHPAVIPLQPLF